The following coding sequences are from one Paenibacillus tundrae window:
- a CDS encoding IS3 family transposase, producing the protein MENHRSLFSLEKMCTLLHVSRSGYYKWRMDRTSKQQHRRTEIMKRIRFHFYDHQKRCGSPKITYALHLEGYRISSRTVSIYMRQMNLRSVHTPRYRVQTTDSNHHHPIAPNTLNQQFQTSKPNTVWVTDITYIPCRGGRLYLASVLDLCTREIVGWRLYNHMETSLVLGALNDAYRAKRPAPGLLHHSDRGSQYTSKEYVEQLKSYGMELSMSRRGNCYDNACIESWHSILKKELIHCNPRFKNPEEAYNTIYQYIEFYYNRKRMHGALGYLSPARFAKKFTDKSVA; encoded by the coding sequence CTGGAAAACCATCGCTCCCTGTTTTCTTTGGAGAAGATGTGCACTCTGTTACACGTGTCACGGAGCGGATATTACAAGTGGCGGATGGATCGAACAAGTAAACAGCAGCACCGGAGAACTGAGATCATGAAGCGTATTCGATTTCATTTCTACGACCACCAGAAGCGGTGTGGAAGTCCGAAAATTACGTATGCGCTCCATCTGGAAGGATACAGAATCTCTTCCCGTACCGTCAGTATATACATGCGTCAAATGAATCTTCGTTCCGTGCACACTCCTCGGTATCGTGTCCAAACGACGGATTCTAACCATCATCATCCCATTGCACCAAATACGCTGAACCAGCAATTTCAAACGTCCAAACCGAACACCGTATGGGTCACCGATATCACCTACATTCCCTGCCGAGGAGGCCGGTTATATCTCGCCAGTGTTCTGGATTTATGTACGCGTGAAATTGTAGGCTGGCGTCTGTACAACCATATGGAAACGAGTCTGGTGCTAGGTGCATTGAATGATGCTTACCGGGCCAAACGCCCCGCTCCAGGACTGCTACATCACTCGGATCGTGGCTCGCAGTACACGTCAAAAGAATACGTGGAGCAACTGAAATCGTATGGTATGGAGCTCAGTATGAGCCGCCGAGGAAACTGTTACGATAACGCATGTATCGAGTCTTGGCACAGTATTTTGAAGAAAGAACTCATTCACTGTAACCCTCGTTTTAAGAATCCAGAAGAGGCTTATAACACCATTTACCAGTACATTGAGTTCTATTACAACCGCAAGCGAATGCATGGTGCGCTAGGTTATCTTTCCCCTGCTCGTTTTGCGAAGAAATTTACGGACAAATCCGTCGCGTAA